In Camelus bactrianus isolate YW-2024 breed Bactrian camel chromosome 18, ASM4877302v1, whole genome shotgun sequence, one DNA window encodes the following:
- the UPK3B gene encoding uroplakin-3b — MGLPWLLLFVVLVWVQPCRGLELIPYTPQITAWDLEGKVTATTFSLEQPRCVLDGHASAANTVWLVVAFSNASRDFQNPQTLAEIPASPRLLTDGHYMTLPLTLDQLPCEDPVGGSRRAPVLRVGNDTSCLADFHQPPYCNAPLPSPGPYRVKFLLLDPRGSPQAETRWSDPIALHQGKSPGSIDTWPGRRNGDMIVITSILSSLAGLLLLAFLAASTTRFSSLWWPEEAPEQLRIGSFMGKRYMTHHIPPSEAATLPVGCEPGLEPLPSLSP, encoded by the exons ATGGGCCTCCCCTGGCTGCTGCTGTTCGTGGTGCTGGTCTGGGTCCAGCCCTGCCGGGGTCTGG AGCTCATCCCCTACACGCCGCAGATAACAGCCTGGGACCTGGAAGGGAAGGTCACGGCCACCACGTTCTCCCTGGAGCAGCCGCGCTGTGTCCTGGACGGGCACGCCAGTGCTGCCAACACCGTCTGGCTGGTGGTGGCCTTCAGCAACG CCTCCAGGGACTTCCAGAACCCACAGACACTGGCTGAGATCCCAGCCTCCCCAAGGCTGCTGACCGATGGTCACTATATGACACTGCCCCTGACCCTGGACCAGCTGCCCTGTGAGGACCCAGTGGGTGGCAGCAGGAGAGCCCCTGTGCTTAGGGTGGGCAATGACACCAGCTGCCTTGCTGACTTTCACCAGCCGCCCTACTGCAacgcccccctccccagccccggaCCTTACAG ggtgAAGTTCCTCCTGCTGGACCCCAGGGGCTCACCCCAGGCCGAGACAAGGTGGTCCGACCCCATCGCTCTCCACCAAG GGAAGTCCCCAGGCTCCATTGATACTTGGCCAGGGCGGCGAAACGGTGACATGATCGTCATAACCTCCATCCTCTCTTCTCTGGCCGGCCTCCTGCTCCTGGCCTTCCTGGCCGCCTCCACCACGCGCTT CTCCAGCCTGTGGTGGCCGGAGGAGGCCCCGGAGCAGCTGCGCATCGGCTCCTTCATGGGGAAGCGCTACATGACCCACCACATCCCACCCAGCGAGGCTGCCACCCTGCCCGTGGGCTGTGAGCCTGGTCTGGAACCCCTGCCCAGCCTCAGCCCCTAG